The genome window GAATAAGTTTTCATACATAAACCGATATGAACTATAGATGTTTAGTATCCTATAAATTCTTATTTCCTCATTAATTTATTTCCTAGGAAGCTCCATTTAAAATGAATGCCTGTTTGGAAGTATTGACCTAAGCTGTTTTTTCGTAAAATCTAAAAATCAATGAGCGTAAAAAAGAGCGTAGTGTTTGAGTGAAACGAGTTTTTAGCTCTTTAGCGAAGAGGTTTAATAGATTTAGATAAATCAGATTAAGTCTTGAATTTTTGTTTCTTTTGTTTCAAGACAAAAGAATAAGTTTTCATACATAAACCGATATGAACTATAGATGTTTAGTATCCAATAAATTCTTATTTCCTTATTAATTTATTTCCTAGGAATCCAATACTCCTCTTTTGCATCAAGCTCTTGAGTTAACTTTCTCGATAAAACAAAAAGGTAATCAGACAAACGATTCACGTATTGAATAACCAATTCATCAACATGAGCAGATTGTGTTAGTTCAATAATTAAACGTTCACATCTTCTACAAACAGTCCTTGCTATATGGCAATAGGAAACAACATCGTTTCCACCTGGTAAGGTGAAATTAGTCATAGCTGGTAAGCTTTGATCCATTTTATCGATAGCGGTTTCTAGATATTCAATGTCAGGAGTTTCAATTTTAGGAAGTTTTAATTTGGGTTTATCAGGATCTGCAGCTAGTTGAGCCCCCAGTGTAAAAATACGATCCTGAATTTCGATTAATGTTTTAATGTGGTACTTCTCTATTTTTTGTCCTCTAATTAATCCAATCCATGAATTAAGCTCGTCACTAGTACCGTAAGCATCAATTCTTACGTTAGATTTTAAGACACGTTTTCCGCCAAATAATGACGTTTCGCCTTTGTCACCAGTTTTCGTATATACTTTCATTTTTTTATTGACTATAATGATTTAAACCTTGAAGGTACATTTAATTAGATGAGGAACAAAGTACAAAACAGAGTAAAAAAATGTTTGGTACTTAAGTCGATGATGTATGCTGTAACTACCGAATATTATTTAATACTTCTAAAAGTTCTTCCTTAGTATCTAAAGTTACCAGCTTCATACGCGTTGGCTTGAAGTTTTCGATTCCTTTAAAATAGTTGGCATAATGTCTTCTCATTTCAACAATTCCAGTTCGTTCACCTTTCCATTTTACAGAGAAATCCAAATGTTCTTTTACGACTTGTACTTTTTCTGCTAAACTAATAGGAGGCATTTCAGTTCCATGTTGAATATAGTGTTTTACTTGATTAAAGAACCATGGAGCTCCAATAGCTGCTCGGCCAATCATAACACCATCAACACCATATTTGTTCTTGTATTCAACAGCTTTTTGAGGAGAGTCAATATCTCCATTTCCGAAAATAGGAATGTGCATCCGTTGGTTGTTTTTAACTTCACCAATCAAAGTCCAATCAGCTTCACCTTTGTACATCTGAGAACGTGTTCTGCCATGGATAGAAAGCGCTTGAATACCAACATCTTGTAAACGTTCAGCAACTTCAACAATATATTTGGAGTCGTCATCCCATCCTAGTCGAGTTTTAACAGTAACAGGGAGGTTTGTTGATTTTACGATCTCTTCAGTCATCGAAACCATCTTAGGAATGTCTCTAAGAATTCCTGCACCAGCACCTTTGCCAGCAACTTTTTTTACAGGACATCCATAGTTGATGTCGATAATGTCAGGATTGGCTCTTTCACAAATTTCGGCAGATTGTTTCATGGATTCAATATTGTTTCCAAAAATCTGTATACCAATTGGACGTTCATATTCAAAAATGTCAAGCTTTTGAACACTCTTTGCTGCATCTCGAATCAATCCTTCAGAAGAAATGAACTCCGTATACATAACATCTGCACCATATTTTTTACATAAAGCTCTAAAAGGAGGATCACTTACATCTTCCATTGGAGCCAATAGTAAAGGAAAATCTCCTATCTCTATATTTCCTATCTTTGCCAAAACAATTATTTTTTTGCCAAAAATAAACTATATCTGTGAATAACACTACTTTTAATTCGTTTAGTCCAATTCAATTGTTACTTTTATTTATCGGGGTAACATTTATTTCAGCGATTTTATTTTCGTTTTTAGGGGCTAGTCTAGCCAGTTTTCTGTTTGATATTCAGTTAAATGAAATCGCTTTAAGAGATTATGCTGTAATCGAAAACATTAGGGCAGTTAAGTTAATCACATTGTTTTCACATTTAGGAATGTTTATAGTTCCTTCTTTTTTACTGTTGTACATAGCTAAAACCTCATTTTTAGATTTTTTTATACCTAAACAATTGGGGAGTCGTTATTGGTGGATTATCCCGATCTTGTTGATAGGTGTTTCTCTATTAAGTGAATGGAGTTTGTATTTGAATGAACAAATTGATTTTAATGTATTCTCTCAAAAATTAGCCAATGATATAGCCATAAGTCAAGCAGAAAGAGATGAAACAATTCAAGCTTTTATTGGAGGGACATGGAGGAGTTTTCTAGTCAACACCTTTTTAATAGCTTTAGTGCCAGCAATAGGAGAGGAGCTAACTTTTAGAGGAGTCTTGCAACCTTTGTTGATCCGGGTGAGTGATAAAAAACATGCTACAGTAATATTTGTGGCATTCGTTTTTGCATTTATTCATTTTCAATTTATGGATTTCATACCACGCTTTGTTTTGGGAATAGTTTATGGTTATGTTTATTATTATTCAAAGAACATTTTTTCGACGATTTTGCTTCACTTTTTTAATAATTTTTTAGCACTGTCAATAGCATTTTATGCCGTGCGTAACCAGCAGGATTTA of Flavobacteriales bacterium contains these proteins:
- a CDS encoding cob(I)yrinic acid a,c-diamide adenosyltransferase, which codes for MKVYTKTGDKGETSLFGGKRVLKSNVRIDAYGTSDELNSWIGLIRGQKIEKYHIKTLIEIQDRIFTLGAQLAADPDKPKLKLPKIETPDIEYLETAIDKMDQSLPAMTNFTLPGGNDVVSYCHIARTVCRRCERLIIELTQSAHVDELVIQYVNRLSDYLFVLSRKLTQELDAKEEYWIPRK
- the dusB gene encoding tRNA dihydrouridine synthase DusB; translated protein: MAKIGNIEIGDFPLLLAPMEDVSDPPFRALCKKYGADVMYTEFISSEGLIRDAAKSVQKLDIFEYERPIGIQIFGNNIESMKQSAEICERANPDIIDINYGCPVKKVAGKGAGAGILRDIPKMVSMTEEIVKSTNLPVTVKTRLGWDDDSKYIVEVAERLQDVGIQALSIHGRTRSQMYKGEADWTLIGEVKNNQRMHIPIFGNGDIDSPQKAVEYKNKYGVDGVMIGRAAIGAPWFFNQVKHYIQHGTEMPPISLAEKVQVVKEHLDFSVKWKGERTGIVEMRRHYANYFKGIENFKPTRMKLVTLDTKEELLEVLNNIR
- a CDS encoding CPBP family intramembrane metalloprotease, translating into MNNTTFNSFSPIQLLLLFIGVTFISAILFSFLGASLASFLFDIQLNEIALRDYAVIENIRAVKLITLFSHLGMFIVPSFLLLYIAKTSFLDFFIPKQLGSRYWWIIPILLIGVSLLSEWSLYLNEQIDFNVFSQKLANDIAISQAERDETIQAFIGGTWRSFLVNTFLIALVPAIGEELTFRGVLQPLLIRVSDKKHATVIFVAFVFAFIHFQFMDFIPRFVLGIVYGYVYYYSKNIFSTILLHFFNNFLALSIAFYAVRNQQDLMTESSGNIFILITGLVFTIGGLLLIQKK